From Bradysia coprophila strain Holo2 chromosome IV unlocalized genomic scaffold, BU_Bcop_v1 contig_5, whole genome shotgun sequence, one genomic window encodes:
- the LOC119071658 gene encoding uncharacterized protein LOC119071658 isoform X2, protein MRVVLGALIWCICLLLFGIPIFILVLVKLVVTAISCRSSENIQGEKLVPLKGDDGASGSPQWEIPYNIGFCLRVQGNISVNEFRNHFSSTFNLNGEKDPYDKFFSYFVIRGGYVFRAIMRDCLDLSKTIVDTKLEEDELLENFLVRWMLIGYEEKRSRWQVAIIPLSEDTTAVAFKMDHNLIDVYSFIHILDKLTGSKAPYLVKDFRENFCGKFKQIIEGPTHLGAMKGLPREQNPFHCIYPVSSPERKKEWMFSFTSIPVDDMKVLRKWNGSVRMASVIFTILVGALRRFLIEEVKFKEHELPLEIKMGNSLPWPKHPAMNENLRGPDRLQNQWTGGFYTFPLRESDALLRLQKIEQKYVSLFDIGMDKFLKLSIVPVVKLIPVRVMSSLLTPSNTTDMGAANNLVTGIGADTYNLLGCPVERVHPLLGIPDNMPYVPLSCFTFSHSGRMEVVLGANPQSIFQNKQRLDLITHKLMHDELKDLLSLTKIHVQ, encoded by the exons ATGCGGGTGGTCTTAGGAGCGCTAATTTGGTGTATTTGTTTGCTATTGTTCGGTATTCCGATATTCATATTAGTGCTGGTGAAACTAGTCGTAACTGCAATCAGTTGCAGGAGTTCTGAAAATATACAGGGTGAAAAACTTGTACCACTGAAGGGAGATGACGGTGCATCAGGCAGTCCTCAATGGGAAATTCCTTATAACATTGGATTTTGTTTGAGAGTGCAAGGGAACATTAGTGTCAACGAATTTCGTAACCATTTTTCGAGCACGTTTAATCTCAATGGTGAAAAAGATCCTTACGATAAATTCTTTTCCTATTTTGTGATTCGTGGGGGCTACGTCTTTCGAGCCATTATGAGAGACTGCTTAGATTTATCTAAGACTATCGTTGACACTAAACTGGAGGAAGACGAACTATTGGAGAATTTTCTAGTTCGATGGATGCTTATCGGGTATGAAGAGAAGCGATCGAGATGGCAGGTAGCAATAATTCCTCTCTCGGAAGATACAACTGCAGTAGCCTTTAAAATGGATCATAATCTCATCGACGTGTACTCTTTCATTCACATCCTTGACAAACTTACCGGCTCGAAGGCGCCCTATCTTGTAAAAGACTTTCGAGAGAATTTTTGCGGCAAGTTTAAGCAGATCATTGAAGGTCCAACACATCTCGGTGCTATGAAAGGATTACCTAGAGAGCAGAATCCCTTCCACTGCATATACCCTGTGTCATCTCCTGAGCGTAAGAAGGAGTGGATGTTTTCTTTCACCAGCATTCCAGTTGATGATATGAAAGTGTTAAGGAAATGGAATGGAAGTGTCAGAATGGCTTCTGTAATTTTTACTATACTTGTGGGTGCCTTAAGACGATTTCTAATTGAAGAGGTGAAATTTAAAGAGCACGAACTGCCATTGGAGATAAAGATGGGCAATTCATTACCGTGGCCAAAGCATCCGGCAATGAATGAAAATCTTCGTGGACCGGACAGATTGCAAAATCAATG GACAGGCGGTTTCTACACGTTTCCCTTGCGAGAATCAGATGCACTGCTTCGTTTGCAGAAAATAGAACAGAAATACGTCTCACTGTTCGACATCGGTAtggacaaatttttgaaactatCTATCGTTCCAGTAGTTAAATTGATTCCCGTAAGAGTCATGTCGTCATTATTAACACCATCGAATACCACAGATATGGGAGCAGCTAATAATCTTGTCACTGGAATTGGCGCCGATACTTATAATTTATTGGGTTGTCCCGTTGAACGAGTTCATCCTCTTTTGGGGATTCCCGACAATATGCCATATGTTCCGCTAAGTTGCTTCACATTTTCCCATTCCGGGAGAATGGAAGTGGTGTTGGGTGCCAATCCACAGAGTATATTTCAGAACAAACAGAGATTAGATTTAATTACTCATAAGCTGATGCATGATGAATTGAAAGATCTGTTGTCTTTGACTAAAATCCATGTACAATGA
- the LOC119071656 gene encoding gastrula zinc finger protein XlCGF26.1-like encodes MPSKEILRRNRICIVPACKAVNSDFPDRIFFPVPDSKRDNWLDIVGAKASSIKSNKRLYCCEKHFDVQRDIEGYYFYKHFGGRIKLENHAYPYKNLGVNITVPAPQLPITIEQLPQTKESDEAGDDESVDPLATPTTPSDRENENGSEGESFSDSSDNEFNGHSDSDTEDSKVDKQLPRSEEIIVTSDVYVQDDHDDEVDTPPEIKTEIDSTPDPFVNLNSDEINSGQIDANHNCPQCEKILSSAKSLKRHMKSVHDGEGKIKREPAAAGKNTVTCKECESVFTTRDEYHKHKSTHKKSFECDVCQKVFQTRFRLSTHYVMHMTVKSFLCEVCSRPFARASTLRRHRYTHATEKRFVCETCGRRFPAQYLLKLHITQSHTDAATVMCAQCSKVFTTNAHLKIHMNVHHSEVNPYKCEICQLQFNHPSALLRHRKRFHDPTSSFPCKECPKKFTQQILLERHMKTHPIKSMQPPQKVIIRCEECGITLCRPDRLRAHLAKLHNPANPHKCDTCRQTFPTEILMNQHAMRLHAPEYEYIYKCYICPKKYNQEAALKRHVKLHTDPKKPVTCELCGKILGRPNRLKPHMRALHSPYNPFKCDICLQTFREQKMLDSHTTQVHEQTILCQYCDKTFGKRDGLRQHLRRNHSEMLSLARRIKLE; translated from the exons ATGCCTTCAAAAGAAATATTAAGACGAAACAGAATATGTATCGTTCCAGCGTGTAAAGCAGTGAATTCAGACTTTCCCgatcgaatattttttccgGTGCCAGATAGTAAAAGGGACAATTGGCTGGATATAGTTGGAGCGAAGGCCAGTTCCATTAAATCTAATAAACGTCTCTACTGttgtgaaaaacattttgat GTGCAAAGAGACATTGAAGGTTACTATTTTTACAAACATTTCGGTGGAAGAATCAAGTTAGAAAATCATGCctatccatacaaaaatttgggCGTCAATATCACAGTGCCAGCGCCCCAA CTTCCAATAACGATAGAACAGCTTCCGCAGACGAAAGAATCGGATGAGGCTGGTGACGACGAA TCTGTGGATCCACTTGCGACACCAACGACACCAAGTGACAGAGAGAACGAAAATGGAAGCGAAGGAGAGTCGTTTTCAGATAGCAGTGATAACGAGTTTAATGGACATTCCGATTCGGACACAGAGGATAGCAAAGTCGATAAGCAGCTACCTCGCAGTGAAGAAATCATTGTC ACATCCGATGTTTACGTGCAAGACGACCACGATGATGAAGTTGATACTCCGCCGGAA ATAAAGACGGAGATCGATTCAACCCCAGATCCTTTCGTCAATCTAAATTCTGATGAAATCAATTCTGGTCAAATAGATGCCAATCATAACTGCCCACAGTGCGAAAAGATCTTATCGTCGGCGAAATCATTAAAGCGACACATGAAATCCGTTCATGATGGTGAAGGGAAAATAAAGCGGGAGCCAGCAGCAGCAGGAAAAAACACAGTGACGTGTAAGGAATGCGAAAGTGTTTTTACGACCCGAGACGAGTATCACAAACACAAATCGACACACAAGAAGTCATTTGAATGCGATGTCTGCCAGAAG GTATTTCAAACACGTTTCCGTTTGTCGACACACTATGTGATGCACATGACTGTAAAGTCGTTCTTGTGCGAAGTGTGTTCAAGACCATTTGCGAGAGCCTCCACTCTGCGAAGGCACCGATACACACATGCGACAGAAAAGCGTTTTGTCTGCGAAACCTGTGGACGTCGATTTCCAGCTCAATACTTGTTGAAACTACACATTACCCAATCACACACAGATGCGGCGACCGTTATGTGTGCACAGTGTAGTAAAGTTTTCACAACCAACGCTCATTTGAAAATACACATGAACGTGCATCACAGCGAAGTCAATCCCTATAAATGTGAGATTTGTCAACTGCAATTTAACCATCCATCGGCTTTGTTACGCCACCGAAAGCGATTCCACGACCCAACGAGCTCCTTTCCATGCAAAGAATGTCCGAAAAAATTCACCCAACAAATTCTGCTGGAGCGCCATATGAAAACCCATCCCATTAAGTCAATGCAACCGCCGCAAAAAGTTATAATTCGATGCGAAGAATGTGGCATCACACTCTGTCGGCCAGACCGATTAAGAGCACACTTGGCCAAATTGCATAATCCAGCCAATCCGCACAAATGTGATACATGCCGTCAAACATTTCCAACTGAGATCCTAATGAACCAGCATGCTATGCGACTGCACGCCCCCGAGTACGAATACATTTACAAATGCTACATCTGCCCGAAGAAATACAATCAGGAGGCTGCGTTAAAGCGACATGTCAAGCTCCACACCGATCCAAAGAAACCGGTTACGTGCGAATTGTGTGGGAAGATATTAGGTCGTCCGAATCGTTTAAAGCCGCACATGAGAGCGCTCCATAGCCCGTACAATCCGTTCAAATGTGACATTTGTCTGCAAACGTTCCgggaacagaaaatgttggaCAGTCATACCACTCAAGTGCATGAACAGACAATACTGTGTCAGTATTGCGATAAAACATTCGGAAAACGGGATGGATTGCGGCAGCATCTTCGCAGGAATCACAGTGAAATGCTGTCGTTGGCGAGACGGATAAAATTGGAATGA
- the LOC119071657 gene encoding zinc finger protein 2-like, producing MPSKEVARQNRVCIVPVCNAKNSDYPERIFFAVPETKKKQWLELVGGDISCIKPKKRLFCCENHFDVRKDVEGYDFYKYFGGRIKLMDNAVPSKQLGDYSEFEKVEEVLPKEEPCFEQCDESVDPLSISDDRDAVSETQTPECETDKVEIKIEPDWPPDELNVSCPGRSEEIVVKSDVYLSDDDDDNSDIGEIKTDDDSSVDSYPMVKKKSSRSAKINSKTSKHRCPICGKNMSSLRSLRRHTQSLHDDHDTTNNHENIECESKTDDEPDGKLISCTECNKTFSSRDDYLKHSINHKKTFECDVCQKVFRTRLHLKVHFPTHMAVKPYLCEVCSRPFARANNLRRHKLTHVTDKRYICDECGKRFPANYLLRQHKAKSHSEVARVLCSKCSKTFTSVAHLKVHINVHHSDVNPYRCEICKIKFSQPSALLTHRKKFHDPNSTFLCNKCPRKFPSQFELEGHTKAAHPHRAKEKTINRCDDCNITLHSPYRLKLHRLKLHNPEFQHKCATCQQTFPTEFLMSQHALRTHAPEHEYVYKCYICPKKYNQEAALKRHVKLHTDPKKPVTCELCETILGRPNRLKPHMRALHNPNNPYKCTICLQTFREQKILNSHTTQVHEQTILCEYCNKSFSKRHGLRRHIRQFHLVQAPEENE from the exons atGCCTTCCAAGGAAGTTGCACGACAGAATCGAGTTTGTATAGTTCCAGTGTGTAATGCTAAGAATTCTGACTATCCGGAGCGGATATTTTTTGCTGTGCccgaaactaagaagaaacaATGGCTGGAACTAGTCGGAGGGGACATCAGCTGTATTAAACCAAAGAAACGTCtcttttgttgtgaaaatcaCTTTGAC GTACGAAAGGATGTCGAGGGCTACGATTTCTACAAATATTTTGGTGGTAGAATTAAGCTGATGGATAATGCAGTTCCATCGAAACAGTTAGGTGATTACAGTGAGTTCGAGAAAGTAGAAGAAGTTTTGCCGAAAGAAGAACCTTGCTTCGAACAATGTGATGAG TCTGTAGACCCGTTGTCGATCTCTGACGATAGAGATGCTGTGAGTGAAACGCAAACTCCAGAGTGCGAGACAGATAAagttgaaatcaaaattgaaccAGACTGGCCTCCTGATGAATTGAATGTTTCATGCCCAGGACGTAGTGAGGAAATCGTTGTC AAATCTGATGTGTACTTGTCCGACGACGACGATGACAACAGTGATATTGGAGAA ATAAAGACCGATGACGATTCAAGTGTGGACTCCTATCCGATGgtcaagaaaaaatcgagtCGATCCGCCAAAATTAACTCCAAAACTTCGAAGCACCGTTGTCCGATTTGCGGGAAAAATATGTCATCGCTGCGATCGTTAAGGCGCCATACCCAGTCACTCCACGATGACCACGACACCACTAACAACCACGAGAACATTGAATGTGAATCGAAAACAGACGACGAGCCCGATGGAAAACTTATCTCGTGTACAGAATGCAATAAGACGTTTTCCAGTCGGGACGATTACCTGAAGCACAGCATAAACCACAAAAAGACATTCGAATGCGATGTTTGCCAGAAAGTGTTTCGAACGAGACTACATCTGAAAGTTCATTTCCCGACACACATGGCGGTGAAACCGTATCTGTGCGAGGTGTGTTCGCGTCCGTTTGCTAGAGCCAATAATCTTCGCAGGCACAAACTGACACACGTTACAGATAAACGGTACATATGCGATGAATGTGGCAAACGATTTCCTGCAAACTACTTGCTCAGGCAGCATAAGGCCAAATCACATTCGGAAGTGGCTCGAGTACTTTGCTCCAAGTGTTCGAAG ACATTTACATCGGTGGCACATCTGAAAGTTCACATCAATGTACATCACAGCGACGTTAATCCATACAGATGTGAAATTTGCAAAATCAAATTCAGTCAACCATCGGCGCTGCTAACACATCGCAAAAAGTTTCACGACCCCAACAGTACCTTTCTTTGCAACAAATGTCCGCGAAAATTTCCATCACAATTTGAACTGGAAGGTCATACAAAGGCAGCTCATCCGCACCGTGCCAAAGAGAAAACGATCAACAGGTGCGACGACTGCAACATTACCCTACATAGTCCATATCGCTTAAAACTGCACCGGTTAAAGCTTCACAATCCAGAGTTCCAACACAAATGTGCCACTTGCCAACAAACATTTCCAACCGAGTTTTTGATGAGCCAGCATGCGTTACGTACTCACGCTCCCGAACACGAGTACGTGTACAAATGCTACATCTGCCCGAAGAAATACAATCAGGAGGCTGCGTTAAAGCGACATGTCAAGCTACATACCGACCCAAAGAAACCAGTCACCTGTGAATTATGCGAAACCATATTGGGACGACCGAATCGTTTAAAGCCGCACATGAGAGCACTTCACAATCCAAACAATCCCTACAAGTGTACCATTTGTCTTCAGACATTCCGCGAACAGAAAATACTGAACAGTCACACCACCCAGGTGCACGAACAAACAATATTATGCGAGTACTGCAACAAATCGTTTAGCAAACGACATGGGCTGAGGCGGCATATACGACAGTTTCATCTTGTGCAGGCACCAGAGGAGAATGAGTAA
- the LOC119071658 gene encoding uncharacterized protein LOC119071658 isoform X1, whose translation MRVVLGALIWCICLLLFGIPIFILVLVKLVVTAISCRSSENIQGEKLVPLKGDDGASGSPQWEIPYNIGFCLRVQGNISVNEFRNHFSSTFNLNGEKDPYDKFFSYFVIRGGYVFRAIMRDCLDLSKTIVDTKLEEDELLENFLVRWMLIGYEEKRSRWQVAIIPLSEDTTAVAFKMDHNLIDVYSFIHILDKLTGSKAPYLVKDFRENFCGKFKQIIEGPTHLGAMKGLPREQNPFHCIYPVSSPERKKEWMFSFTSIPVDDMKVLRKWNGSVRMASVIFTILVGALRRFLIEEVKFKEHELPLEIKMGNSLPWPKHPAMNENLRGPDRLQNQWTGGFYTFPLRESDALLRLQKIEQKYVSLFDIDMGAANNLVTGIGADTYNLLGCPVERVHPLLGIPDNMPYVPLSCFTFSHSGRMEVVLGANPQSIFQNKQRLDLITHKLMHDELKDLLSLTKIHVQ comes from the exons ATGCGGGTGGTCTTAGGAGCGCTAATTTGGTGTATTTGTTTGCTATTGTTCGGTATTCCGATATTCATATTAGTGCTGGTGAAACTAGTCGTAACTGCAATCAGTTGCAGGAGTTCTGAAAATATACAGGGTGAAAAACTTGTACCACTGAAGGGAGATGACGGTGCATCAGGCAGTCCTCAATGGGAAATTCCTTATAACATTGGATTTTGTTTGAGAGTGCAAGGGAACATTAGTGTCAACGAATTTCGTAACCATTTTTCGAGCACGTTTAATCTCAATGGTGAAAAAGATCCTTACGATAAATTCTTTTCCTATTTTGTGATTCGTGGGGGCTACGTCTTTCGAGCCATTATGAGAGACTGCTTAGATTTATCTAAGACTATCGTTGACACTAAACTGGAGGAAGACGAACTATTGGAGAATTTTCTAGTTCGATGGATGCTTATCGGGTATGAAGAGAAGCGATCGAGATGGCAGGTAGCAATAATTCCTCTCTCGGAAGATACAACTGCAGTAGCCTTTAAAATGGATCATAATCTCATCGACGTGTACTCTTTCATTCACATCCTTGACAAACTTACCGGCTCGAAGGCGCCCTATCTTGTAAAAGACTTTCGAGAGAATTTTTGCGGCAAGTTTAAGCAGATCATTGAAGGTCCAACACATCTCGGTGCTATGAAAGGATTACCTAGAGAGCAGAATCCCTTCCACTGCATATACCCTGTGTCATCTCCTGAGCGTAAGAAGGAGTGGATGTTTTCTTTCACCAGCATTCCAGTTGATGATATGAAAGTGTTAAGGAAATGGAATGGAAGTGTCAGAATGGCTTCTGTAATTTTTACTATACTTGTGGGTGCCTTAAGACGATTTCTAATTGAAGAGGTGAAATTTAAAGAGCACGAACTGCCATTGGAGATAAAGATGGGCAATTCATTACCGTGGCCAAAGCATCCGGCAATGAATGAAAATCTTCGTGGACCGGACAGATTGCAAAATCAATG GACAGGCGGTTTCTACACGTTTCCCTTGCGAGAATCAGATGCACTGCTTCGTTTGCAGAAAATAGAACAGAAATACGTCTCACTGTTCGACATCG ATATGGGAGCAGCTAATAATCTTGTCACTGGAATTGGCGCCGATACTTATAATTTATTGGGTTGTCCCGTTGAACGAGTTCATCCTCTTTTGGGGATTCCCGACAATATGCCATATGTTCCGCTAAGTTGCTTCACATTTTCCCATTCCGGGAGAATGGAAGTGGTGTTGGGTGCCAATCCACAGAGTATATTTCAGAACAAACAGAGATTAGATTTAATTACTCATAAGCTGATGCATGATGAATTGAAAGATCTGTTGTCTTTGACTAAAATCCATGTACAATGA
- the LOC119071661 gene encoding trypsin 3A1-like, whose protein sequence is MKLFLSFLIIFLSLDPAAFADGGGESKANVGGESKVNGGGDTKVDGGGDSKIDGGSSSRIYGGYKIDITAAPWMAYIQYNKKSSYSFCGGTIVNQMFILTAAHCAYTEVRGGLRKNNASQYVVRIGSSNRSQGGSVYKVAKVIPHPSYEPVDMPHDVALLKLTKKITYNKRTVKNVHLDRNNGAYKAGEKVSSMGWGENPENPKTLNIYKVSLKIVDTAQCARSYRDSATGYKKHKICALGPKPKNGDVCEGDSGGPLLHGNQQIGVVSYGGDCPQKNGERSPGVYAKIADNLAWIKKVISGSKEQDDDEDSDEDKVEDEDNDEDKHKDEEDKDEDKAKDEDKDKDEENC, encoded by the exons atgaaattgtttcTAAGTTTTTTAATCATATTTTTGTCACTCGATCCTGCTGCGTTTGCTGATGGAGGTGGTGAATCGAAAGCCAATGTAGGTGGCGAATCGAAAGTTAATGGAGGTGGTGACACGAAAGTCGATGGAGGTGGTGACTCCAAAATCGATGGAGGTAGTTCATCGAGAATCTATGGAGGATATAAAATTGATATTACTGCCGCGCCTTGGATGGCCTATATTCAGTACAATAAAAAGTCAAGCTATTCATTTTGTGGTGGAACCATCGTCAATCAAATGTTCATCCTAACTGCTGCACATT GTGCTTATACGGAAGTACGGGGTGGTTTACGAAAGAACAACGCTTCACAATACGTAGTTAGAATAGGCTCGTCAAACAGGAGCCAAGGAGGTAGTGTTTACAAGGTAGCTAAAGTGATACCTCACCCAAGCTATGAGCCAGTTGATATGCCTCACGATGTGGCTCTTCTAAAACTTACAAAGAAGATTACATACAACAAAAGAACCGTGAAGAACGTACATCTGGACCGTAACAATGGAGCGTACAAAGCTGGAGAAAAGGTGTCGAGTATGGGATGGGGGGAAAATCCAGAAAATCCTAAAACACTAAACATCTACAAAGTTTCCTTGAAAATTGTTGACACAGCACAGTGTGCTAGGTCATATCGCGATTCAGCGACCGGAtataaaaaacataaaatttgcgCTTTAGGACCTAAACCTAAAAATGGTGACGTATGTGAG GGGGACTCAGGTGGACCACTTTTGCATGGAAATCAACAAATTGGAGTAGTTTCATATGGAGGAGATTGTCCTCAAAAAAATGGAGAACGTTCACCTGGCGTCTATGCTAAAATTGCAGACAATCTGGCTTGGATCAAGAAAGTAATTTCTGGATCCAAAGAACAAGATGACGACGAAGATAGCGACGAAGACAAAGTCGAAGATGAAGATAATGACGAAGACAAACATAAAGACGAAGAAGATAAAGACGAAGATAAGGCCAAAGACGAAGATAAAGACaaagacgaagaaaattgTTGA
- the LOC119071662 gene encoding 2',3'-cyclic-nucleotide 3'-phosphodiesterase-like: MRILNIVGLLLTIVTTQVCSQKSPYFYGWFFNETIASGLVQITTDYLTQLYADVEEVQKFLRNVSTTADVDNPLLYYTKPVDPNTGDYDKFFHITTFYCGTADCSNYTSQVTQYIDQAFTTHLVGVYFTPRTYGIRVNLTSVQKEIFDLNEANAVTLSRLNRNDEPCDAQLVNGIQFCPQDDTNFHPTDTRAHVTLGCAPNVSAVTTGLDLIEILNLEMSPSQFCAQIQIDEGNLIQMGEKCDIFVVYLKKKMVAESTFEAYYRSDAMLTMSVQCRLQNFVFLVLVVVFHKSFLQFN; the protein is encoded by the exons ATGCGAATCTTAAAT ATTGTGGGATTACTTCTAACCATAGTCACGACGCAGGTATGCAGTCAGAAAAGTCCGTATTTTTATGGTTGGTTCTTCAACGAAACTATAGCCAGTGGACTTGTCCAAATCACTACGGATTACTTAACACAATTGTATGCTGATGTCGAAGAAGTCCAAAAATTCCTACGTAATGTATCTACAACGGCAGACGTCGACAATCCATTGCTGTATTACACCAAGCCAGTTGATCCGAATACAGGAGATTACgacaaatttttccacatcACAACGTTTTATTGTGGCACTGCTGATTGCAGCAATTATACGAGTCAGGTGACACAATACATTGATCAAGCCTTTACTACCCATCTTGTCGGAGTTTATTTCACACCAAGAACATATGGAATCAGAGTAAATTTGACGAGTGTCCAAAAAGAAATATTCGACCTAAATGAAGCGAATGCTGTGACATTGAGCCGGCTCAATAGAAACGATGAACCGTGTGATGCCCAGCTGGTGAATGGGATTCAATTCTGTCCTCAAGACGACACAAACTTCCATCCTACAGATACAAGAG CTCACGTAACCTTAGGATGCGCACCGAATGTATCGGCAGTGACCACTGGATTGGATTTgatagaaattttgaatttggaaATGAGTCCCAGCCAATTCTGTGCACAGATTCAGATCGACGAAggaaatttgattcaaatggGAGAGAAATGTGACATTTTTGTGGtttatttgaagaagaaaatggtAGCTGAGTCAACGTTTGAAGCTTACTATCGCAGTGATGCTATGCTAACAATGTCGGTGCAGTGTAGgttgcaaaattttgtgttcttGGTGCTAGTGGTCGTATTCCATAAATCCTTCCTACAATTTAACTGA